From the Quercus lobata isolate SW786 chromosome 6, ValleyOak3.0 Primary Assembly, whole genome shotgun sequence genome, one window contains:
- the LOC115993935 gene encoding mediator of RNA polymerase II transcription subunit 33A isoform X2 translates to MAVSVQSSTWDSVIDITQVAQQKGMDPLLWALHLSSSLSSAGVALPSVELADVLVSYICWDNNVPILWKFLEKALMLNIVPPTLLLAQLSTRVMKSIDAVLQLSQGYGMPMSEPGILVVEFILSIVWQLLDATLDDEGLLELTSDKKSKWIIKSQEMEIDRNDSFDEKRAELQERLQNLNTVMAIELIGEFLQNKVTARILYLARRNMPSHWLDFIQRLQLLQANSSALRNSKTLTPESLQQLTSDARIVLSRECKTSSLQKFHAVMAFGSLSSSAGLCQGASRSALWLPLDLLLEDAMDGYQVNATCGIEIITGLIKTLQAINGTTWHDTFLGLWIAALRLVQRERDPIEGPVPRLDTRLCILLSVTTLVVADLIEEEESAPVDETECGSTNHWKEKKVTGKCRNDLVSSLQILGDYQGLLTPPQSIVSAANHAAAKAMLFVSGINVGSAYFECINVKDMPINCSGNLRHLIVEACVARNLLDTSAYYWPGYVNGCINQIPHTLPAQAPSWSSFMKGAPLTPVLINALVSTPATSLAELEKIFEVAVNGSDDEKICAATILCGASLIRGWNIQEHTVHFITRLLSPPVPPEYSGSDSHLIGYASMLNVIIVGITSVDCVQIFSLHGLVPQLACSLMPICEVFGSCVPNVPWILTNGEEISAHAVFSNAFILLLKLWRFNHPPLEHGVGDVPTVVSQRTPEYLLLLRNSHLVSSGNVNKNRNRKRLSAVASLSSPQPIFVDSFPKLKAWYRQHQACIASTLSGLVHGTPVHQIVDGLLNMMFRKIIRGNQSLTSFTSGSSGSSGTGNEDTSLRPKLPAWDVLEAVPFVVDAALTACAHGKLSPRELATGLKDLADFLPATLATIVSYFSSEVTRGIWKPVFMNGTDWPSPAANLSNVEEQIKKILATTGVDIPSLAAGGSSPSTLPLPLAAFVSLTITYKIDRASERFLNLAGPALESLAAGCPWPCMPIVASLWTQKAKRWSDFLVFSASRTVFLHSSDAVVQLLKSCFTATLGLNDAPISSSGGVGELLGHGFGSHFSGGISPVAPGILYLRVFRSIRDIVFVTEEIISLLMHSVREIASSGLPREKLEKLRASKNGLKYRQVSLSASMTQVKLAAALGASLVWLSGGLGLVQSLIKETLPSWFISVHRCEPEEGSEGMVAMLGGYALAYFTVLCLAFSWGVDSTSSASKRRPKILGTHMKFLASALDGKISLGCDWATWRAYVSGFVTLMVGCTPSWVLEVDVDVLKRLSSGLRQWNEEELALALLGIGGIGSMGAAAELIIENEM, encoded by the exons ATGGCTGTTTCTGTACAGAGTAGTACGTGGGACAGTGTGATAGACATAACACAGGTGGCACAGCAAAAGGGTATGGATCCTCTGCTCTGGGCGTTACACTTGTCATCGAGCTTGAGCTCAGCAGGAGTGGCTTTGCCTTCTGTGGAGCTCGCTGATGTGTTGGTTTCCTACATTTGTTGGGACAACAACGTGCCTATTCTATGGAAGTTTTTGGAAAAGGCTTTGATGCTTAATATTGTGCCCCCTACGCTCCTCCTTGCTCAGCTCTCTACCAG gGTCATGAAATCGATAGATGCCGTTCTTCAACTTTCACAGGGATATGGTATGCCCATGAGTGAACCTGGGATTCTTGTGGTTGAATTTATCCTTTCAATTGTGTGGCAGTTACTTGATGCAACGTTAGATGATGAAGGCTTGCTAGAACTTACCTCAGATAAGAAGTCCAAATGGATAATTAAATCTCAAGAAATGGAAATAGATCGTAATGATAGTTTTGACGAGAAGAGGGCTGAACTTCAGGAGAGattgcaaaatttaaatactGTGATGGCCATTGAATTAATAGGGGaatttctacaaaataaagTAACTGCGAGAATTCTTTACTTGGCTCGTCGAAACAT GCCCTCACATTGGCTAGACTTCATCCAGCGATTACAGTTGCTTCAAGCAAATTCCTCAGCATTAAGAAATTCCAAAACTCTAACTCCTGAGTCTCTTCAGCAGTTGACTTCAGATGCTCGAATAGTATTGTCTCGAGAATGCAAAACAAGTTCACTACAAAAGTTTCATGCAGTTATGGCTTTTggatctctctcttcctctgctGGTCTATGCCAAGGAGCTAGCCGTTCTGCTCTTTGGCTTCCTCTTGATCTCTTATTAGAAGATGCCATGGATGGATATCAAGTTAATGCAACATGTGGCATTGAAATAATTACTG GTTTGATTAAAACCCTTCAGGCAATAAATGGCACCACCTGGCATGACACCTTTTTAGGTCTTTGGATAGCAGCTCTTCGTCTTGTTCAAAGG GAAAGAGATCCCATTGAGGGTCCTGTGCCTCGCCTTGATACTCGCTTATGCATTCTATTGTCTGTCACAACCCTTGTGGTTGCTGATCTCATTGAGGAGGAGGAAAGTGCACCTGTTGATGAAACAGAATGCGGCTCCACTAAtcattggaaagaaaaaaaggttaCAGGGAAGTGCCGCAATGATTTGGTCTCAAGCCTACAGATACTTGGGGATTATCAGGGCCTGTTGACTCCACCTCAATCTATTGTTTCTGCTGCCAATCATGCTGCTGCAAAGGCAATGTTATTTGTTTCAGGCATCAATGTGGGGAGTGCATACTTTGAGTGCATCAATGTGAAAGACATGCCTATCAACTGTT CTGGAAACTTGCGTCATTTGATAGTTGAAGCTTGTGTTGCCAGAAACCTACTGGATACATCTGCATATTACTGGCCAGGTTATGTGAATGGATGCATCAATCAAATACCTCATACTCTGCCTGCTCAAGCCCCTAGTTGGTCATCATTTATGAAGGGTGCTCCACTGACTCCAGTACTGATAAATGCTTTGGTTTCAACTCCTGCTACAAG CTTAGCAGAACTCGAGAAAATATTTGAGGTTGCAGTCAATGGATCAGATGATGAGAAGATATGTGCTGCTACTATACTTTGTGGGGCCTCTTTAATTCGGGGTTGGAATATACAG GAACACACGGTTCATTTCATTACTAGACTATTATCTCCTCCAGTTCCTCCAGAATATTCTGGGAGTGACAGCCACTTGATTGGATATGCTTCAATGCTGAATGTAATAATTGTCGGAATAACTTCTGTTGATTGTGTTCAGATCTTCTCTCTACATGGCTTG GTTCCGCAACTTGCATGTTCACTAATGCCAATCTGTGAGGTTTTTGGATCATGTGTACCAAATGTCCCGtggattctcacaaatgggGAAGAAATTTCTGCTCATGCTGTGTTTTCAAATGCATTTATTCTTCTTTTGAAGCTATGGAGGTTTAATCATCCTCCTCTTGAACATGGAGTAGGAGATGTACCCACAGTTGTATCTCAACGAACTCCTGAATACCTTCTATTATTACGAAACTCCCACCTAGTATCTTCTGGGAATGTAAACAAAAATCGAAATAGAAAAAGACTCTCAGCGGTTGCAAGTTTATCATCTCCACAACCCATATTTGTGGATTCATTTCCAAAATTAAAAGCATGGTATCGGCAGCATCAAGCATGCATAGCTTCAACATTATCTGGTCTTGTTCATGGAACACCAGTTCATCAGATTGTCGATGGGCTTCTTAATATGATGTTTAGGAAGATTATTAGAGGAAACCAATCCTTAACTTCATTTACATCTGGAAGTAGTGGTTCTTCGGGAACTGGAAATGAGGATACTTCTTTAAGACCTAAATTGCCTGCCTGGGATGTACTGGAAGCTGTTCCCTTTGTTGTTGATGCTGCTTTAACAGCCTGTGCTCATGGAAAACTTTCTCCTCGTGAACTGGCTACAG gTCTGAAAGATTTAGCTGATTTTCTCCCTGCAACTTTGGCAACCATTGTGAGCTACTTTTCATCTGAAGTAACTAGGGGTATTTGGAAACCAGTTTTCATGAATGGAACAGATTGGCCTAGCCCTGCTGCAAATTTGTCTAATGTTGAAGAGCAAATTAAGAAAATCCTTGCCACCACTGGTGTTGATATCCCAAGTCTTGCTGCAG GTGGAAGCTCTCCGTCTACACTTCCACTTCCCCTGGCTGCCTTTGTGAGCCTTACAATAACCTATAAGATTGACAGAGCCTCAGAACGTTTTCTCAATTTGGCTGGCCCAGCCTTGGAGTCCCTTGCAGCAGGTTGTCCATGGCCTTGCATGCCAATCGTGGCTTCCTTGTGGACCCAAAAGGCGAAGCGCTGGAGTGACTTCCTTGTCTTTTCTGCATCTCGAACTGTCTTCCTCCACAGCAGTGATGCAGTGGTTCAGCTCCTTAAAAGCTGCTTCACTGCCACACTTGGTCTGAATGATGCACCTATTTCAAGCAGTGGTGGTGTTGGCGAACTTCTTGGCCATGGATTTGGATCCCATTTCAGCGGTGGGATTTCTCCTGTTGCTCCGGGTATTCTTTATCTACGTGTTTTTCGATCCATTAGAGATATTGTGTTCGTAACAGAAGAGATTATTTCTCTCTTGATGCATTCTGTCAGAGAAATAGCATCTAGTGGGCTTCCAAGAGAAAAATTAGAGAAGTTAAGGGCAAGCAAGAATGGATTGAAATACAGACAGGTTTCACTTTCTGCATCAATGACTCAGGTGAAACTTGCAGCTGCCCTTGGTGCTTCTTTGGTATGGTTATCTGGAGGCTTGGGTCTAGTCCAATCCTTGATAAAAGAAACCTTGCCTTCTTGGTTCATATCTGTTCACAGATGTGAGCCGGAAGAAGGGTCAGAAGGGATGGTTGCAATGCTTGGGGGATATGCTCTTGCCTACTTCACAGTGCTTTGTTTGGCTTTTTCTTGGGGTGTTGACTCAACATCATCTGCATCAAAGCGGCGCCCAAAAATCCTTGGGACGCACATGAAATTCCTGGCAAGTGCACTTGATGGGAAAATTTCACTTGGTTGTGATTGGGCCACTTGGCGTGCTTATGTCTCAGGATTCGTGACCTTGATGGTTGGCTGCACACCAAGTTGGGTACTAGAGGTAGATGTAGATGTCTTGAAGAGACTGAGTAGTGGGCTGAGACAGTGGAATGAGGAGGAGCTTGCTTTGGCATTGCTGGGGATAGGTGGGATTGGTTCAATGGGTGCAGCTGCTGAACTGATAATAGAAAATGAGATGTAA
- the LOC115993935 gene encoding mediator of RNA polymerase II transcription subunit 33A isoform X1, which produces MAVSVQSSTWDSVIDITQVAQQKGMDPLLWALHLSSSLSSAGVALPSVELADVLVSYICWDNNVPILWKFLEKALMLNIVPPTLLLAQLSTRVIPSRHSRPAAYRLYLELLKRHAFTLKYQINGPNYHKVMKSIDAVLQLSQGYGMPMSEPGILVVEFILSIVWQLLDATLDDEGLLELTSDKKSKWIIKSQEMEIDRNDSFDEKRAELQERLQNLNTVMAIELIGEFLQNKVTARILYLARRNMPSHWLDFIQRLQLLQANSSALRNSKTLTPESLQQLTSDARIVLSRECKTSSLQKFHAVMAFGSLSSSAGLCQGASRSALWLPLDLLLEDAMDGYQVNATCGIEIITGLIKTLQAINGTTWHDTFLGLWIAALRLVQRERDPIEGPVPRLDTRLCILLSVTTLVVADLIEEEESAPVDETECGSTNHWKEKKVTGKCRNDLVSSLQILGDYQGLLTPPQSIVSAANHAAAKAMLFVSGINVGSAYFECINVKDMPINCSGNLRHLIVEACVARNLLDTSAYYWPGYVNGCINQIPHTLPAQAPSWSSFMKGAPLTPVLINALVSTPATSLAELEKIFEVAVNGSDDEKICAATILCGASLIRGWNIQEHTVHFITRLLSPPVPPEYSGSDSHLIGYASMLNVIIVGITSVDCVQIFSLHGLVPQLACSLMPICEVFGSCVPNVPWILTNGEEISAHAVFSNAFILLLKLWRFNHPPLEHGVGDVPTVVSQRTPEYLLLLRNSHLVSSGNVNKNRNRKRLSAVASLSSPQPIFVDSFPKLKAWYRQHQACIASTLSGLVHGTPVHQIVDGLLNMMFRKIIRGNQSLTSFTSGSSGSSGTGNEDTSLRPKLPAWDVLEAVPFVVDAALTACAHGKLSPRELATGLKDLADFLPATLATIVSYFSSEVTRGIWKPVFMNGTDWPSPAANLSNVEEQIKKILATTGVDIPSLAAGGSSPSTLPLPLAAFVSLTITYKIDRASERFLNLAGPALESLAAGCPWPCMPIVASLWTQKAKRWSDFLVFSASRTVFLHSSDAVVQLLKSCFTATLGLNDAPISSSGGVGELLGHGFGSHFSGGISPVAPGILYLRVFRSIRDIVFVTEEIISLLMHSVREIASSGLPREKLEKLRASKNGLKYRQVSLSASMTQVKLAAALGASLVWLSGGLGLVQSLIKETLPSWFISVHRCEPEEGSEGMVAMLGGYALAYFTVLCLAFSWGVDSTSSASKRRPKILGTHMKFLASALDGKISLGCDWATWRAYVSGFVTLMVGCTPSWVLEVDVDVLKRLSSGLRQWNEEELALALLGIGGIGSMGAAAELIIENEM; this is translated from the exons ATGGCTGTTTCTGTACAGAGTAGTACGTGGGACAGTGTGATAGACATAACACAGGTGGCACAGCAAAAGGGTATGGATCCTCTGCTCTGGGCGTTACACTTGTCATCGAGCTTGAGCTCAGCAGGAGTGGCTTTGCCTTCTGTGGAGCTCGCTGATGTGTTGGTTTCCTACATTTGTTGGGACAACAACGTGCCTATTCTATGGAAGTTTTTGGAAAAGGCTTTGATGCTTAATATTGTGCCCCCTACGCTCCTCCTTGCTCAGCTCTCTACCAG gGTCATTCCAAGTAGACATTCTCGGCCAGCAGCATATAGGCTTTATCTTGAACTCCTTAAGAGACACGCTTTTACACTTAAATATCAGATAAATGGACCAAATTATCATAA gGTCATGAAATCGATAGATGCCGTTCTTCAACTTTCACAGGGATATGGTATGCCCATGAGTGAACCTGGGATTCTTGTGGTTGAATTTATCCTTTCAATTGTGTGGCAGTTACTTGATGCAACGTTAGATGATGAAGGCTTGCTAGAACTTACCTCAGATAAGAAGTCCAAATGGATAATTAAATCTCAAGAAATGGAAATAGATCGTAATGATAGTTTTGACGAGAAGAGGGCTGAACTTCAGGAGAGattgcaaaatttaaatactGTGATGGCCATTGAATTAATAGGGGaatttctacaaaataaagTAACTGCGAGAATTCTTTACTTGGCTCGTCGAAACAT GCCCTCACATTGGCTAGACTTCATCCAGCGATTACAGTTGCTTCAAGCAAATTCCTCAGCATTAAGAAATTCCAAAACTCTAACTCCTGAGTCTCTTCAGCAGTTGACTTCAGATGCTCGAATAGTATTGTCTCGAGAATGCAAAACAAGTTCACTACAAAAGTTTCATGCAGTTATGGCTTTTggatctctctcttcctctgctGGTCTATGCCAAGGAGCTAGCCGTTCTGCTCTTTGGCTTCCTCTTGATCTCTTATTAGAAGATGCCATGGATGGATATCAAGTTAATGCAACATGTGGCATTGAAATAATTACTG GTTTGATTAAAACCCTTCAGGCAATAAATGGCACCACCTGGCATGACACCTTTTTAGGTCTTTGGATAGCAGCTCTTCGTCTTGTTCAAAGG GAAAGAGATCCCATTGAGGGTCCTGTGCCTCGCCTTGATACTCGCTTATGCATTCTATTGTCTGTCACAACCCTTGTGGTTGCTGATCTCATTGAGGAGGAGGAAAGTGCACCTGTTGATGAAACAGAATGCGGCTCCACTAAtcattggaaagaaaaaaaggttaCAGGGAAGTGCCGCAATGATTTGGTCTCAAGCCTACAGATACTTGGGGATTATCAGGGCCTGTTGACTCCACCTCAATCTATTGTTTCTGCTGCCAATCATGCTGCTGCAAAGGCAATGTTATTTGTTTCAGGCATCAATGTGGGGAGTGCATACTTTGAGTGCATCAATGTGAAAGACATGCCTATCAACTGTT CTGGAAACTTGCGTCATTTGATAGTTGAAGCTTGTGTTGCCAGAAACCTACTGGATACATCTGCATATTACTGGCCAGGTTATGTGAATGGATGCATCAATCAAATACCTCATACTCTGCCTGCTCAAGCCCCTAGTTGGTCATCATTTATGAAGGGTGCTCCACTGACTCCAGTACTGATAAATGCTTTGGTTTCAACTCCTGCTACAAG CTTAGCAGAACTCGAGAAAATATTTGAGGTTGCAGTCAATGGATCAGATGATGAGAAGATATGTGCTGCTACTATACTTTGTGGGGCCTCTTTAATTCGGGGTTGGAATATACAG GAACACACGGTTCATTTCATTACTAGACTATTATCTCCTCCAGTTCCTCCAGAATATTCTGGGAGTGACAGCCACTTGATTGGATATGCTTCAATGCTGAATGTAATAATTGTCGGAATAACTTCTGTTGATTGTGTTCAGATCTTCTCTCTACATGGCTTG GTTCCGCAACTTGCATGTTCACTAATGCCAATCTGTGAGGTTTTTGGATCATGTGTACCAAATGTCCCGtggattctcacaaatgggGAAGAAATTTCTGCTCATGCTGTGTTTTCAAATGCATTTATTCTTCTTTTGAAGCTATGGAGGTTTAATCATCCTCCTCTTGAACATGGAGTAGGAGATGTACCCACAGTTGTATCTCAACGAACTCCTGAATACCTTCTATTATTACGAAACTCCCACCTAGTATCTTCTGGGAATGTAAACAAAAATCGAAATAGAAAAAGACTCTCAGCGGTTGCAAGTTTATCATCTCCACAACCCATATTTGTGGATTCATTTCCAAAATTAAAAGCATGGTATCGGCAGCATCAAGCATGCATAGCTTCAACATTATCTGGTCTTGTTCATGGAACACCAGTTCATCAGATTGTCGATGGGCTTCTTAATATGATGTTTAGGAAGATTATTAGAGGAAACCAATCCTTAACTTCATTTACATCTGGAAGTAGTGGTTCTTCGGGAACTGGAAATGAGGATACTTCTTTAAGACCTAAATTGCCTGCCTGGGATGTACTGGAAGCTGTTCCCTTTGTTGTTGATGCTGCTTTAACAGCCTGTGCTCATGGAAAACTTTCTCCTCGTGAACTGGCTACAG gTCTGAAAGATTTAGCTGATTTTCTCCCTGCAACTTTGGCAACCATTGTGAGCTACTTTTCATCTGAAGTAACTAGGGGTATTTGGAAACCAGTTTTCATGAATGGAACAGATTGGCCTAGCCCTGCTGCAAATTTGTCTAATGTTGAAGAGCAAATTAAGAAAATCCTTGCCACCACTGGTGTTGATATCCCAAGTCTTGCTGCAG GTGGAAGCTCTCCGTCTACACTTCCACTTCCCCTGGCTGCCTTTGTGAGCCTTACAATAACCTATAAGATTGACAGAGCCTCAGAACGTTTTCTCAATTTGGCTGGCCCAGCCTTGGAGTCCCTTGCAGCAGGTTGTCCATGGCCTTGCATGCCAATCGTGGCTTCCTTGTGGACCCAAAAGGCGAAGCGCTGGAGTGACTTCCTTGTCTTTTCTGCATCTCGAACTGTCTTCCTCCACAGCAGTGATGCAGTGGTTCAGCTCCTTAAAAGCTGCTTCACTGCCACACTTGGTCTGAATGATGCACCTATTTCAAGCAGTGGTGGTGTTGGCGAACTTCTTGGCCATGGATTTGGATCCCATTTCAGCGGTGGGATTTCTCCTGTTGCTCCGGGTATTCTTTATCTACGTGTTTTTCGATCCATTAGAGATATTGTGTTCGTAACAGAAGAGATTATTTCTCTCTTGATGCATTCTGTCAGAGAAATAGCATCTAGTGGGCTTCCAAGAGAAAAATTAGAGAAGTTAAGGGCAAGCAAGAATGGATTGAAATACAGACAGGTTTCACTTTCTGCATCAATGACTCAGGTGAAACTTGCAGCTGCCCTTGGTGCTTCTTTGGTATGGTTATCTGGAGGCTTGGGTCTAGTCCAATCCTTGATAAAAGAAACCTTGCCTTCTTGGTTCATATCTGTTCACAGATGTGAGCCGGAAGAAGGGTCAGAAGGGATGGTTGCAATGCTTGGGGGATATGCTCTTGCCTACTTCACAGTGCTTTGTTTGGCTTTTTCTTGGGGTGTTGACTCAACATCATCTGCATCAAAGCGGCGCCCAAAAATCCTTGGGACGCACATGAAATTCCTGGCAAGTGCACTTGATGGGAAAATTTCACTTGGTTGTGATTGGGCCACTTGGCGTGCTTATGTCTCAGGATTCGTGACCTTGATGGTTGGCTGCACACCAAGTTGGGTACTAGAGGTAGATGTAGATGTCTTGAAGAGACTGAGTAGTGGGCTGAGACAGTGGAATGAGGAGGAGCTTGCTTTGGCATTGCTGGGGATAGGTGGGATTGGTTCAATGGGTGCAGCTGCTGAACTGATAATAGAAAATGAGATGTAA
- the LOC115950907 gene encoding ribonucleoside-diphosphate reductase small chain A isoform X1, with amino-acid sequence MGSLENGVEQLTLHDREEEPILKEQNQRFCMFPIRYKQLWEMYKKAQASFWTAEEVDLSQDMRQWETLSDSEKHFISHVLAFFAASDGIVLENLAARFLNDVQVPEARAFYGFQIAMENVHSEMYSLLLETYIKDSKEKHRLFNAIENIPCVARKAKWALDWIYSSTLFAERIVAFACVEGIFFSGSFCSIFWLKKRGMMPGLTFSNELISRDEGLHCDFACLLYSLLRNQLHWEKVHHIVHEAVEIETQFVCEALPCALIGMNSILMSQYIKFVADRLLVSLGCQRKYNVENPFDWMEFISLQGKANFFERRVGEYQKASVMSSLQDGGKNFVFKLDEDF; translated from the exons ATGGGGTCTTTGGAAAATGGGGTTGAGCAACTAACACTACATGACAGAGAAGAAGAGCCAATATTGAAAGAGCAAAACCAGAGGTTTTGCATGTTTCCCATAAGGTACAAGCAGCTTTGGGAGATGTACAAGAAGGCTCAAGCCAGTTTCTGGACCG CTGAGGAGGTTGATCTTTCCCAGGATATGAGGCAGTGGGAAACTCTGTCTGACTCTGAGAAACACTTCATTAGCCATGTGCTGGCATTTTTTGCCGCATCTGATGGGATTGTATTGGAGAATTTAGCTGCTAGATTTCTAAATGATGTTCAAGTACCAGAG GCTCGGGCATTCTATGGATTTCAAATTGCAATGGAGAATGTTCACTCTG AAATGTACAGCTTGCTTCTAGAGACATATATCAAGGATTCAAAAGAGAAGCATAGATTGTTCAATGCAATTGAAAACATTCCTTGTGTGGCTAGGAAGGCTAAGTGGGCTTTAGATTGGATTTATAG CTCCACCTTGTTTGCAGAGAGAATTGTTGCTTTTGCATGTGTTGAAGGAATCTTTTTCTCAGGAAG CTTCTGTTCCATATTCTGGCTTAAAAAGAGGGGAATGATGCCAGGCTTGACATTCTCAAATGAGCTTATTTCTAGAGATGAAGGCCTCCATTGTGACTTTGCTTGCCTTCTTTACAG TTTGTTAAGGAATCAATTACATTGGGAAAAGGTTCATCACATTGTACATGAAGCTGTTGAAATTGAGACGCAATTTGTGTGCGAGGCCCTTCCATGTGCATTGATTGGCATGAATTCAATACTCATGAGCCAGTATATAAAGTTTGTAGCTGACCGACTTTTG GTTTCATTAGGGTGCCAGAGGAAATACAATGTGGAAAATCCTTTTGATTGGATGGAATTTATTTCTCTGCA AGGAAAGGCAAACTTTTTTGAAAGAAGGGTGGGCGAATATCAAAAGGCATCTGTAATGTCAAGCCTTCAAGATGGTGGAAAAAACTTTGTCTTTAAGCTGGATGAGGACTTCTAA
- the LOC115950907 gene encoding ribonucleoside-diphosphate reductase small chain A isoform X2 — MGSLENGVEQLTLHDREEEPILKEQNQRFCMFPIRYKQLWEMYKKAQASFWTAEEVDLSQDMRQWETLSDSEKHFISHVLAFFAASDGIVLENLAARFLNDVQVPEARAFYGFQIAMENVHSEMYSLLLETYIKDSKEKHRLFNAIENIPCVARKAKWALDWIYSSTLFAERIVAFACVEGIFFSGSFCSIFWLKKRGMMPGLTFSNELISRDEGLHCDFACLLYSLLRNQLHWEKVHHIVHEAVEIETQFVCEALPCALIGMNSILMSQYIKFVADRLLRKGKLF; from the exons ATGGGGTCTTTGGAAAATGGGGTTGAGCAACTAACACTACATGACAGAGAAGAAGAGCCAATATTGAAAGAGCAAAACCAGAGGTTTTGCATGTTTCCCATAAGGTACAAGCAGCTTTGGGAGATGTACAAGAAGGCTCAAGCCAGTTTCTGGACCG CTGAGGAGGTTGATCTTTCCCAGGATATGAGGCAGTGGGAAACTCTGTCTGACTCTGAGAAACACTTCATTAGCCATGTGCTGGCATTTTTTGCCGCATCTGATGGGATTGTATTGGAGAATTTAGCTGCTAGATTTCTAAATGATGTTCAAGTACCAGAG GCTCGGGCATTCTATGGATTTCAAATTGCAATGGAGAATGTTCACTCTG AAATGTACAGCTTGCTTCTAGAGACATATATCAAGGATTCAAAAGAGAAGCATAGATTGTTCAATGCAATTGAAAACATTCCTTGTGTGGCTAGGAAGGCTAAGTGGGCTTTAGATTGGATTTATAG CTCCACCTTGTTTGCAGAGAGAATTGTTGCTTTTGCATGTGTTGAAGGAATCTTTTTCTCAGGAAG CTTCTGTTCCATATTCTGGCTTAAAAAGAGGGGAATGATGCCAGGCTTGACATTCTCAAATGAGCTTATTTCTAGAGATGAAGGCCTCCATTGTGACTTTGCTTGCCTTCTTTACAG TTTGTTAAGGAATCAATTACATTGGGAAAAGGTTCATCACATTGTACATGAAGCTGTTGAAATTGAGACGCAATTTGTGTGCGAGGCCCTTCCATGTGCATTGATTGGCATGAATTCAATACTCATGAGCCAGTATATAAAGTTTGTAGCTGACCGACTTTTG AGGAAAGGCAAACTTTTTTGA